From a region of the Primulina eburnea isolate SZY01 chromosome 7, ASM2296580v1, whole genome shotgun sequence genome:
- the LOC140835765 gene encoding uncharacterized protein, whose product MAKGGKASNNQTVVRTSIDDSRSPFYLKNGDHPGLNLVSHALTGTNYNTWMRAMSMALTAKNKLGFVNGSFSRPPNEDIQYGSWLRCNSMVISWILNSVNREIADSLLYFPTALEIWLDLRDRFQQSNAPRIFKTKKLLSGFQQGYLDVSTYHTRMRILWDELKEFQPVSVCKCGAMKDWINYHNQECNMQFLMGLNESYAQNRTQILKMDPLPVISKIFSLIMQEERQRSIHTDMTSFPKSSAPFHSPPIAAVKGTFGGKDS is encoded by the coding sequence ATGGCCAAAGGCGGTAAAGCTTCGAATAATCAGACTGTTGTTCGAACATCAATCGATGATTCAAGAAGCCCATTCTATTTGAAAAATGGTGATCATCCAGGATTGAATCTGGTGTCTCATGCCCTCACAGGTACAAATTATAATACCTGGATGCGTGCTATGTCAATGGCTTTGACAGCCAAAAATAAGCTTGGATTTGTCAATGGTAGCTTCTCGCGACCTCCAAATGAAGATATTCAGTATGGATCCTGGTTGCGATGCAATAGTATGGTAATTTCATGGATTCTGAACTCGGTTAATCGTGAAATTGCTGATAGCTTGCTGTATTTCCCGACGGCGCTTGAAATTTGGTTAGATCTACGCGATCGGTTTCAACAGAGCAATGCTCCTCGCATCTTTAAAACAAAGAAATTACTAAGTGGATTTCAACAAGGTTATCTGGATGTTAGCACGTACCACACGCGAATGAGAATACTTTGGGATGAACTAAAAGAATTTCAACCAGTTTCGGTGTGTAAATGTGGCGCTATGAAGGATTGGATCAATTACCATAACCAGGAGTGCAACATGCAGTTTCTGATGGGATTGAATGAGTCATATGCTCAAAATCGAACTCAAATTCTCAAGATGGATCCGTTACCTGTCATCTCGAAGATTTTTTCATTAATCATGCAAGAGGAGAGACAACGCTCCATTCACACTGATATGACAAGTTTCCCCAAATCCTCTGCACCTTTCCATTCACCTCCCATTGCTGCTGTTAAAGGCACTTTCGGGGGCAAGGATAGTTGA